The genomic stretch tcttatgttccgctcatttttcttatctttttccattcacttctatgagaaatcgagccaaAAAACGATccgaaggaatatcggacatgttgggaatTTTCTATCGCGCACATCTATCAGGagtaaaaacgtatggtgtattctcagcattacaTCCTTTAGTTCACTTCTTTATCATTCTATGAATGGCACGCTTATCAAAATGACCCAAAATAAATGATAGACTATAGTTTATTTTATTCAGTATGCTTGTGATGTAATTGGATTATACTGTAAGTATCACCCAGTGTGAATACTTGGTGAGCATTGTGAATAGTACAATGGAAAAACATGACTTCTAATGACTAATAATATATCTAAAACCTCTTGCAGGGAACATCTTGATGGGTTTGTATTACTGCATTGCATAAAGGCACAGGACATGTAAAAAGTATTCAAACACACAAGCCTTGATTTTTCACGTTCTAGGTTGTTTCATCATTTTTACATCAAGTCCGATCTCTCCTCAGAACAGCTCTGGAACCATGTTACTGTGAGGTGGTGACCCCTGCCTTGCTTTGCTTGTAGTAGCCATGGAACTAGATGTATTGCGTGATCAGTGTggtcctctccagcctatgcacaACTGCCATGTATTATACTGCCTGTGATGAGTAATAGAAGAACTGGGAGTGACTGCCAGTAGCAATAGTATGTAATCACCTGCATGACGCTCTGTCACAAAGAAAAATGCCTGTTTGGAAAACCCCTTATAGAAACTGGTGCTGTGATTGTTTGTCATGCATGCCACAGTAATGAAGCTGGGCCTATTCAGGCTCACTCAGAGATGTTGCTGCCCAAATTTATTATGCATCAAAGGAGAGGAAGAATGGCTGCTTTTATCTGAGATGTTTCACAGACATTCAGTGCTATGAAGAAGTAGTTGCTTTCTTTCTGATTTCACCTATTTATTGCATACTTGTCACAGAGTAGCATCAGATACGTTGTCTGCTTTAGGTAAAGGGTACTTTGGCAAGCCGTTTGAGTTTGTTGTGTAGTGTGGCCTCTTTGTGCTTCTGACATGACCAAACCTGACAGGGGGATGATAAAATCTTAGCTAACAATGGTGTGTTGCTCTCTGCTGCTAACCCCATCTCCAAACAGCCTTTTGATATTTttactccctcccttccatccacCCCACACCAACAATGCTTATTTGCAGGGCTTCAACTCTCTCTAGCAAAAATGTAAAGAAATCCACTTGAGTGATCAGTAATTTGCCAATAACCTGGTTTATGAAAGCCCAGACCTTTATCAGCTATTTTATTTTAACAGCTATCCAATAGCAGAaggaaaacattaaaaacatgCAGTGTGTCTGACACTGATAAGATTCTCAGCACCAAAGAGAGGAGATGGAGGGGGATTAAAGAATTGCGCACACTgtagacagttaaaaaaaaaaataatctatatctatatatctatctatctatatatatatctatatctatatctatatctatctatatatatctctatctctatatctctatatcgacCACCCACCTTAATGTACCGGTACATTATGGTAAAGAGGTTTCTAATATGGAGATTAAGGCATTGGTAGAATTGCATGTTCTTCTATTTATTGATCTTCTTATTTTAATCAGGAATCTTACTTATTATATATCTGCTAATATTGTAAAAATTTCTATTTGCAAACTGAGTATAAATTCTAGTCAAACTGGGCTTCCcaattgttaaaggaccactatcgtgaaagattataaaatacatgtaaacgcatacaaataagaaattagTTTCTTCCATGGTAGAATGAGGCATACATTTTGTttctctatgttgctgtcacttacagtaggtagtagaaagctgGCAGGTTTtgtctagtctatctcttcatggaggaatctcagcatggccttcatGCTTTATAAAGACgttcctgaaaaggatttatacaaagatactggcAAGCCTCCCTGCccgcgctgcacacttttttttggcagttggacgttgcaactgccatttactaagtgcttttgaaaataaaactctgagaatcacccatgaggtaatgtgctagtccaaaacctgtaggttcTGTAAGACTTTTATTACCTATtgcaagtgaaagcaacataagagaaaagtaattaatgctcattttactctggaagaaacctatttcttatttgtatgaatTTACACGTATttaaaattttgcaatttttccaGACCACACAGTGAGTTAACACTTGTTCTTAATGGGCAGTGTCCATCAAGAATGTCGTCTTAGTCAATATGCTGGAGCTAACGGGTGGCACCTGGCCTTGAGGCACTTCTtataggggattttttttttcttcatctactGTATGTGAGATTGGCCTCTCAGTTACAGGAGCAGAAGCTCTACTGTTGTTTGCTGCTGGAATCTTCACTTCCACCTACCATTCCATTCATTCTGTATTCCTATAATTAAGACTGTAGCAAGAAATGGAGATTACAGCCTCATAGTGTTTGAATAACTTTGAATGGGTGAACACAATATGATTACAGTCACTGCTGGATCTTTAATAGACGTGAGCATGGATATGTTGTGTTTACTAACCAGaggttttcttaaagagacactgaagcaaaaaaatgatattatgatttgtatgtgtagtacagctaagaaataaaacattaagatcagatacatcagtctaattgtttccagtacaggaagagttaagaaactccagttgttatctctatacaaaaaagccattaagcgctacgactttcaaagtcatggagagggctgttttctgacttttattatctcaactgttcctgaactatttactttttctctgcattcaaaatgattctttcatccTTTAAGACCTCTCTTctggcagagtgttgtgtaatctgcacatattagagaatgatgcaatgttagaaaaaacaccatatacctgaaaataaaaatgagaatattttgtttgctgctaatcttctagtaagtattcatagtacacaaccaattcattatatcaaatattttttttgcttcagtgtctctttaaatgttgtcCTTTTTCCTTGTTTACTCTATATGTATTTGTCTGCTTTCATACATAAGGAATCTGCAAGCTCTAGTTTCTGTTGAATGTTCATGGCTGTATTGTTCTGAATACAGTTGTTTGTTCAATCAAGCTTTCCTACTACATGGTTggtgttaaagggaacttgaaatgAGAGAAgtgtggaggctgacctatttcattttaaatactagttgcctggcagtcctgctgaccatctgcctctaatgcttttagtcatagactccacacaagcatgcagataagatctTTCTGACAAGCAATCGAATGCCAGGcagcaaaaggaaataaataaggtggcctccatatcacccttgcttcaggtgccctttaagatTGCCACCTGTGTGGGTAAGATAATGGTGAGGAACTTGAATTCTAGTAACCGCAACGGCCCTCAATGTCTTCTTTCTGAGTTTGAAAATCCTGTTTAGTAAAACTGCTTCTTGAAATGGTAATTGACATGCACTTATCACTCCCCATTAGTTCTGAATTATTTTAAcacctttctttttttcttttcatctttTTGCAGAAGAAGTAGACTACAACACATTTGGGTCAGCCACTTTGAATAGAAAGAAGAAAAGTGCCTTGGTGGCCTTACGAAATGATAGTCTCCGCCACAAGAAACCACATATCAACATCAGCATGCCTCATGATTTTAGACCAGTGTCCTCCATCATTGATGTGGATATCCTTCCAGAAACACACAGACGAGTGAGACTTTATAGACATGGATGTGAAAAGCCACTAGGATTCTATATTCGAGATGGAACTAGTGTTCGGGTGACCCCTCATGGTTTGGAGAAGGTGCCAGGAATTTTTATCTCTAGAATGGTTCCAGGAGGCTTGGCAGAGAGCACTGGTCTGCTGGCTGTGAATGATGAGGTTCTTGAAGTAAATGGTATTGAAGTAGCTGGAAAGACTCTTGACCAGGTCACAGATATGATGATAGCGAACAGCCACAATCTAATCATTACAGTGAAACCGGCCAACCAAAGAAACAATGTTATCCGGAGCAGTCGAATGTCTGGCAGCTCTGGTCAGTCAACAGACAGCACAGCCAGTCACCACAGCTTGCCGTCGGCTCATCTCCTACAAAATTTTAACCCTGATGAGATGGAAAGTGACGATGATGCAGATATTGTTATTGAAGGTAGTATTGAGCCTCGCAACATTCCTAAATCTCATAGTCTACCTTCTGGCAGCCTTTCACGGATCAATGGCACCAGCCTTAGCCAGAGGTTAGAGAGAGACTTGGGGCTTAACCACTCTGGGCGTGAAAGTAATGGGAGTATCCACAAAATACTGAACAGCTTAAAAGCAGACCCAAGGAACAGTTTGGTGATACCCAAAGGGGGCGTTGAGGAAGATGGCACTGTTATCACACTTTAAAGAAACTGCCTGGTGTTAGTCTTTAGCTCCTTTTTGAACATGCAAGGTTTATGTTCAAGTCTTGCAGGAAGAACTTTTAGACCTtagggcctcattcacactagtgcacttctgtctgcttttcagcagcatgtatcaatctgtaacattgatgtgctaatACAAAGCAaacagtgtgaatgaggcctaagactTACCTGTTGGTTAACTATTGAGTGGTCAGAATGGTACCTAATAAAATAtacatgttcatttttttttagttttaccaATTTACTGGAAAGTTATGTCTTGATGACATTTTATACCTGTGTAAAGAAAAGCTCAAACTCCGTTACCAAAACATCCATTTACAAAGACCCCTCTACAGTATAAGAATTGTGACTCTTTCAGATCATGTTCAAAGAGCATCAAGAGTATAGTTATAGCAGGAAATGGATTAATCTCAATCTGCAACCATTTAGTATATccatggtacttttttttttttttttttcaatcaattgcCTATAAATAGGCTGTGAAAAGGCTACAAatgtttaaaaattattttttacccTATCCTACATCCATTGTGGACTATTTTAAGAATCAAATTTGCAATGAAGTACTGTAATACACGTCAACACCACCACCTGCTGGCCAAATGTGGTTCATACTATATTAAATGAAAAAAGAGTAAAACGTCATTTGTTTTGTCTGTCAATGTCGTGGATTTACAGTCATGTGCTGTCTACATTAGAAACTATGTACGGTATTCTGTAGagaacactagtgattattgttcAATCGGGCTTCCATTATCTCACAGTGCCTTGTATGTGTAGTTCATACACTGTGAGGCGTCAGACATTTTGGGAAGGCCAAAATGCTACTTCCTTAATGAAGTGTTGAATgattgctattaaaaaaaaattatgtgaaaacgtACTATCTTTATACTACAAGTGAAATACAACAAATGGTATTATTTTAGTGAATGCTATACTAAATATAGATTTTCAGGGAAGagggggggaaaaatcagtgtgcaACAACGTCCTAATTGGCAAGAAGCAGGGCCCTTCATTTATGACCACACTGTACTATGTCTTCAGATTGTGGGAGTGGCTGGGAAGCTGAATGGATTTTTGTGCATAAATGCTTGCTTAGAAAGTGTTAGAGGTACCTAAGAATATAAAGCACCACTAGTCATGTTCTGATGATCCGATAGGAATGTAGCGATAACTCACTATGTCTTCCCAGCAGTGCTCTGTTAGGCTGTTTTTTGTTATATGCTACAGTGTTCTTCATAGAGCCTGCATACCTCTCTGAAAAGCGATTAAGGACTTTAGTTATGAAATCTATGAAACACATTccactgtcttttttttgtttttgttttgtttttaatttaagaTTTAGCATGATACAAAATTGACAGCTCTTGTTTTTTATACatttgtactttaaaaaaaaaaaaggtatgataAATAAAGTCAGAACAATAAATGGTCATGGTTCAGTTTTTATGTGACTCTgtggattatttccatcatgttgtTGATGATAGTCAGCACTGAATTGATTGCCGTCAATATCAAATAAACCATCTGGAgatttatcaatatttttttttttttcaaaatccctTGTTACtgaccttattttttttttttttatgcactgcAAATAACGTACATGCATTCCATAGAGGTCGGCATTAAGGTTTGTGCTTTGTGTAAAGCGgcacacctgaactaaaaatatcAGAGCTGGCCATACTCTGGGTATCTTAAGTGTCCCCATAACTTAGGCTCAGCTTAGTTGGCATCCCCTGTCTCTGTGCTTAGATCTCCCTTATCCCGGACCTTGCGTGAAGGGCACATGCTCAGAATTCAAGCGTTGGAAAGAGGGAGCATGGAACAGGGCCAGCGTTACCATAGGGGCAACCAGGGCAATTTAACAGAGTAGAAAATGTGAAGACTGAGGGGACACCAAGGTCATGGGGGCACTGAAGAAACCCTGGCTATGGCCGGGGCTGATATTTGtgttcagttcaggtgtgctttaagggatGCATgaggcaaataaaataaaatcagatttacttacctgggactttctccagcccctagaagccaatgtgtccctcgctgcagctctgctctcaaccagtctcctggggtcccctccgtagctGCCGCTGACCTGGCCAGGGTGTGGCTGTCGGCATTATACGCAGATGCGAAACTGCTGCCCCTGTGTAGATCGCTCCCTGCTACAGGAGTACGACCGGTGTGTCCATGCACAGAGGTGCCGACCTGGCAGGGTTGGGGtctgctatggaggggaccccaggaggcTGGCTGATAAGAGATCTGATACGAgggacacacctggggcttcttctagcccctagaAGCCTCTAAGTAAATCTgaaatttattttatttgctttttaGAGGTCATAATGAAATAATATTGTATGATtgtactccttttttttttttttttttttttttttttaattgaagaaaGTGTACAATGTGGGGAGGAAAAAGTTGTGTGCATTGCTTGATATTTTTTTATATGTGACCTGAGTTCAACTCCTGTGTGGTTTTTGGTACTAAAAGTCCCATTCAATTCCATTGAATGAAACTGAAGTTTaagcaaaaatgcagcatgcattgCGTTTGTGCATTGGTGAAAATCAGATTGCGCTAGTAGAAATACAGGAGTGTAGGAATGCAATTTTACAGTAAAATGAAAATGTCCTTGTGATCAGGAATGGCAGGTGTTTCAAAAATAGAAACCTTGGCAAATGGAAAGCAATGCACAGTTcccactgcatgcatttttgcttTGAAATGTAATTTCTTAACTTTATACAGGAGGTGACCTATCAGTGTCTGGCGTGATGTAGTGCAATTCTCCGTAGTTCCAAAGAATAGGAGGATGCAGCCATGCCAACAGAAAAGGAGCTGACTTAAAAATAATCACAAAAATAGCTcacaaatgcctttttttttttttgttttgttaaaatAACTCCGACTATTGAAGACTTTCTTCTTCTGAGCTCCTGGTAGCAGTGACTTAGACATCAGCACATCTTAATGAGTTCCCAGCGATAGTGACTAGTCACTGAAAGTAgttgctatattattattatttttattattattattatttagtatttatatagcgccgacatattacgcagcgctgtacagtatgtgtatatatctctatcttgtcactaactgtccctcaaaggagctcacaatctaatccctaccattgccatatgtctatattatgtagtgtaagtactgtagtctagggccaattttttttagagggaaccaattaacttatctgtatgtttttggaatgtgggaggaaacccacgcagacacagagagaacatacaaactctttgcagatagtgccctggctgggatttgaaccagggacccagcgctgcaaggcaagagagctaaccactacgccaccgtgctgctataATTAGTGACTAGTTGCCAGAGACTGATTTGACCAGGCACTGGGTTatcaaagggaaccttaactgagagggatatggatgtttccttttaaacactagttgcttggcagtcctgctgatctctatggctgcagtagtggctgaatcacacacctgaaacaagcatgcagctaatccagtcagacttcagtcagagcacctgatctgcatgcttgttcaggggctgaggctgaaaatattagagacacaggatcagcaggagagtcaggcaactggtattattttaaaagcaaaaattcgtatccttctcagtttaggttcccttttttgATTTTGTGAGGAAGAGGAAAgaggaaactccagtgaaaataatgtaataaaaaagtgctttatttttactattctgtataaatgatttagtcagtgtttgccc from Hyperolius riggenbachi isolate aHypRig1 chromosome 5, aHypRig1.pri, whole genome shotgun sequence encodes the following:
- the PARD6G gene encoding partitioning defective 6 homolog gamma — its product is MTRNLSWDTLCPASIKCLATLYRPKRSLRSTGMFSVVTQLSLMYSKNNHCVLFAGPKVYVTLWCTPGAIDNRQYLKYGAEFRRFSLNRLKPGTFEEFYNLILRVHNISNVDVMLGYADIHGDLLPINNDDNFCKAVSSANPLLRIFIQKQEEVDYNTFGSATLNRKKKSALVALRNDSLRHKKPHINISMPHDFRPVSSIIDVDILPETHRRVRLYRHGCEKPLGFYIRDGTSVRVTPHGLEKVPGIFISRMVPGGLAESTGLLAVNDEVLEVNGIEVAGKTLDQVTDMMIANSHNLIITVKPANQRNNVIRSSRMSGSSGQSTDSTASHHSLPSAHLLQNFNPDEMESDDDADIVIEGSIEPRNIPKSHSLPSGSLSRINGTSLSQRLERDLGLNHSGRESNGSIHKILNSLKADPRNSLVIPKGGVEEDGTVITL